The region tgggggtggggtgggatggatATGATAGATGCATGCATGCATGgagtgggaatgagagggatgCAGGAAATACACTtaagctggagtggaggagtagcctaatggttagtgcagtaggctttgattctggcaacctgggttcaattcccactgcagctccttgtgaccttgggcaagtcacttaaccctccaataccccaggtacaaaaacttagatcgtgagccctctagggacagagaaagtacctgcatataatgtgtacagtgctgcatatgtctagtagcgctatagaaatgattagtagtagtagtgcagagAACAGTAGGGGATGCATGTATTGCATGTCAGAGAACTGAAACAGATAGGATGGGGTGCATGGGTGTTGAGTAAGGGAGTAAAGAGATATCCGTGTGTTGGAACAGAGAAGAGAAATGGAGTGTTTGTGGACTGGGGGAGTGGGAAGTTATGGGGTGCTTGTgttttgggggagtaaggaggtaTGTAGTACTTGAATTTTTAGAAGAGGAGGTGCTATGGCATGTGGGAATGATGGCCGATTGTACACTTGCATCTTTGATATGTGAAGAAGGATATGGTGCCTGAGTTTTGGGGGTTGGGTACTTGAGAGTTTACATTTTGGGAAGTGAGGAGATATTGGCTGCTTGGTGCTATAATACCTGAGGTTTGGAGGAAGTATGGGGTACTTGTATGTTGGGAATAAAAGGAATGTAGAATTTTTGCATATTTGGAAAGTGAGGGGTAAGATGTGTATTTTTCTGGGGTAACAGGGAGTTATAGGTGCCTGTATTGAGGATACAGATAATTTGGAGGGTTCTACTACTCAGATGAGTTCTCACCAGGGAAGATGGTGACATCTTCACCAAACTGTGCTGCCAAAATTTCTTCCAACTCTGCCACTGTTTTTGTTTGCACATCAAAGGGGCTGGCATTGCGTCCTAGCCTGGCTTCCGTGCGCCATCCCCCATTCTTCAACTGGCAGAAGAAAGCACTCCAGAAGAAGCTTGGGACATTGACTCGGCCATGGATCCAAACACCCTGCTGTACTGTGGCCCCTGAAGGGATGACCCCAGTTACCACATGGGTCTCGGAACAAGATGGGAGGATGCTGCTGCGTAGGAAGTTTTCATACTGATTCCATGATCCGCTGTTCAGTTTGGACTCCTTAGGTGCCATGTTGGTGTAAGTGAAGGTGGCAATCTGGGCTTCACTGCTATGGTGCTGGCTGGGGTTCAGATGCCCACGAGTGAGGCCCGAGTTTCTATAGTCATTATTCACTGCCTGACTCTCCTCAAACTGCTCTAGATTGTTCTGGACCAGACTGGTAGAAGCCTGTTGCATGTCCGGTTTCTCTATTCCTGCAAGCTGAAAAGAGAAGAAAGGGGAATTCATGAATTGATACAGAACCTGTATAAATGCTGTGGGTCACAGGCCTCCTGTTCAGGACAGCTGAGTGctctgtgtgtggtggtggtgaccTCCAAGGAAGTTGAATTGACAGGAGAAGGCATGagcgtgcttggcccattatctgtcCTGaaaccagtaggcggagcttgccgccatattgagtcacccaaaacaaaagcaatcacttattagaaataaggactaCCTATGTGTGGCTTGGCACGGAccaatagtttgctttgttttgagtatatcaagatggcagctacagcttcagccttgtcatgtgatgccgtctcctgtcaattCATGGTGACCTCAGCAGGACTGGACCTTATGGGCCTGATCTGTGAGAAGTTCAGAAAGTGCCTGTTTTAACTTAAGCACCTGTGTAAAATAGACTCACAGATCCTAGCCCAGTACCGCATAAATGATGACACACAGATGTACACTTGCCCCAAAGGTGTCCTGTACAAGTGCATTTTATACAATGACTGCAGGTCAGCCTCTGCGCCACCAGACTATACCCCAAGAACACCCACACGAAGACTGCTGAAAGCAGACACATATGCTCTGTGCATGTCCTTTTAACAAATGTGTAAAAAAATCCCTTGTATGTGTAAAAGAAGCTTCACACGTCCCCTACAATGACTCTGTCACTTAGTGCTATATGTGTAACAGTGTGAAGGAAAGACatatggcagtggcatagccaaaggtgggcctgggtgggccagggcccacccgcttttgactcaggcccacccaaaattgcgaCACTCTTGCtgtagttggtggggatccccaaaccttgccagctgaagattttctctccttgggcagccagagctcttccaaatgtcagctagcagcacttgccttgagctgatgctgagaccggcccttctgcacatgctcagttttcacacatacagaatcactgagcatgcacggtctGCCGGCAACAGAATTAGTttaaggcaagtgctgccggctgctgtTTGGAATAGTGCTGGCtgattgaggaggaggaggaggaaatctttagctggcagggtttgtgggtccctgccagctcaagtatttaatatttggggtttgtgggcatggaggggtggagagaggagcaaactggaggggtactggggagggggggcaaattccatgcccacccaccttgggttcaggcccacccaaaattggccatctggctacggaCCTGCCATATGGGGATATCAACTGGCAGAGGTCAAACTTCCTGAAACCCACCAATGCCCCAGACTATCAAAGCATTAAGGAAAttcaggggtgtagttatcaatctgggctactgttaagacgtgttattttattgttaaccacagttattagtaactaggtctaactgcataaaatgggaccagtggtaaaacagcacaagttaatggtaaaataacccatcttaacagtagtccatgttgataatttTCCCCCTtattgtgaagagtttcagtctctggtagccagagctgatattgagatgtcataatgcctcattccaccaaaagAGCCAACCTCATATCACACACCACTCTATTGCATGGGGAGAAGTGTTTCAGGACACTGCGTATGACACTTATTCATAACAAACACTGCCCTATTGCATGGTGAGAAGACTCTGGAATGCCACtctcaactctctcctcaaagtgctttctcctccaactcccccctcactttcTCCCAAGACTCTAGCTGAGTACTTCCACGAAAAGGTctacaagattaaacttgaattctcaaccagttcacccccacctctccctcccttagtccattctctcaacccccaacccccgcttccttttcttcctttcctgaaatcactgaagacaaaACTACACTCCTTCTCTCCtactcaaaactaaccacctgctcctctgaccctattcccactcatctactcaacactatctcacccactgtcatccctttcatctgttatatcctcaatctttcactttccactacgactgttcccgatgccttcaaacatgccatagtaacACCACTCCTAAAGAAAccctcattggaccctacctgtccctccaactatcgccccatctccctcctccctttcctatccaagatgcttgaatgtgctgttcaccatcGTTGCCTCGACttccttgtttgtctgtattgcttagattgtaagctcttttgagcagggactgtctctttgtatcaggtattcagtgctgcgtgcgtctggtagcgctatacaaatgccaaTAATAATTCTTGATCCATTTCAATCTAGCTTTCGCCCCCGTCATTCAACCGAAacggcgcttactaaagtctccaacaaCCTGCTCCAGGCCAGATCCAAAAGgctttattctatcctcatccttcttgatctatctgctgcttttgacacagtcgatcacagcttactcctcgaTACACTATCCTCGTTTGgttttcaaggctctgttctttcttggttttcttcttctctctccaaacgtacttttagcgtatactctggtggatcctcctcctcttctatcccactgtcagttggtgtactgggacctctactcttctccatctatacttcttcgcttggtactctgatctcatccaacggttttcagtatcatctttatgccgacgactcccagatctacctctctacaccagaaatctcagcaggcatccaggccaaagtttcaccatgcctgtctgacattgctgcctggatgtttcaccgccatctgaagctaaacatgaccaagactgagcttctcatctttccacctaaaccaatgtgtcctctcccccctttctctatttctgtggataatacgctcatccttcccgtttcatcagcacgtaaccttggggtcatcttcgactcctccctctccttcgcttcacatattcaacagactgctaaaactgtcgtgtcttcctctataacatcaccaaaattcgccctttcctttctgagtatgcaaccagaaccctcatccacactcttatcacctcctgcttagactactgcaacttgcttctcacaggtctcccactgagctatctctctcttcttcaatctgttcgaaattctgctacacgactaatattccaccagtgtcgttatgctcatattagccctctcctcgagtcacttcattggctccctatccgtttccgcattcagttcaaactcctcttactgacttacaaatgcattcactctgcagctcctcagtatctctccactctcatctctccctacattccttcccgggaactctggtcactgggtaaatctctcttatctgcacccttctcctccaccgctaactccaactccgttccttctatcttgctacaccgtatgcctggaataaacttcctgagccagtacgtcaagcctcatctctggccatcttcaaatctaggctaaagacccacctcttcgatgctgcttttaactcctaaaccttcaactgtcccctatccctgatatgtcctgtctgtcctaacccttatcccttacttgttctgtctgtctgtcataattagattgtaagctctattgagcaggaactgtctctccatgttcaggtgtgaagtgctgcgtacgtctggtagcgctatagaaatgataagtagtagtagtagtagtagtagatcagtcctcattcccatccaccctccccagctcccacccacacctagctcaactcttcatttatagtcaattattctaattcggagaacaagaggagagttttcattagagttttaattacatttaattagtttctgagaagcaaatgctaaataaattacaccatataatcttaaagctctttatattcatctgatatccatagtaccttaagaagtttgaACTAAACAACTCCataatgtgcaactttctttaaattagtcaccttactttttaactcctcttactctcttacttgtctatatgttccatttttacttataccctacactgtcaattaaaatgttctcttacgtattgtgttgacatttaagtagtatactatccaccttataattgaaagagaaaaacgcctagatttcgacccaaatcgggagatagacgtttatctcacaaaacgaataaatcggtataatggaaatccgattttggacgttttcaactgcactccatcgcggaagcgtacaaagttgatgggggcgtgtcggaggcatggcgaaggtggaactggggcgtggttatcggccgaggagagatgggcgcctttcgccgataatggaaaaaaagtatacgtttgtagctagaatttagggcacttttcctggaccctgttttttcacaaataaggccccaaaaagtgccctaaatgaccagattaccaccagagggaatcggggatgacctcccctgactcccccagtggtcactaaccccctcccaccacaaaccatgatgtttcacaactttttattttcaccctcaaatgtcatacccacctccctgtcagcagtatgcaggtccctggagcagttgttagggggtgcagtggacttcaggcaggtggacccaggcctaccccccccctacctgttacaattgtgctgtttaatgcttagtcgtccaacccccccaaacccactgtacccacatgtaggtgccccccttcaccccttagggctatagtaatggtgtagacttgtgggcagtgggttttgagggggattcggggggctcaacacacctgggagctcttttacctttttttttgtttttgtaaaagtgccccctagggtgcccggttggtgtcctggcatgtgagggggaccagtgcactacgaatcctggcccctcccacgaacaaatgccttggatttattcgtttttgagctgggcgctttcattttccattatcactgaaaaacaaaacgcccagctcacaaattgtcgaataaaacatggacgtctattttttttcgaaaatacagttcggtccgccccttcacggacccgttcttggagataaacgcccatggagatagacgttttcattcaattatgcccctctatgccatactttgtattgttatttgaataatttttactgctgtaattgtctgttactcatttttgatttattcttattgtacaccatcttgagtgaatgccttcaaaaaggcggtaaataaatcctaataaataaaaaatattaagatggagacagcagtccaggagtgagagaggtgctatccagtgtcacatgtatgattatctcccagttggtgaggggTTATATGTGTGTAGCTGTCAAAGAACaaatccattctcttgaggctagagtagcagccttggaggagcagagggagacagagaggtacatagaggaatcCTACATGGACGTTGTAGAGAGGGGAGGCGGCgttgcaataatatacaaatccttcttCACAGCAGAACCTGTCGCTAAACACACATCCTCAACAATTGAAATCCTGGCACGCAAAATCACCGACAAAACACTAACTGACCAACTATGCATCACATTATTCTACCTCCCTCCAGGAAGCTGAACAAACGCCCAAAtgatttcatggacttcatattaGACATATGCACCAATCACCCAAATGTCCTATTAATAGGTGACATAAATCTtcacctagaaaaacaaaatgacacaaacaccagaacactaatgaacttcataaaccaaAGAAACTTTATAACAGCATAAGGAGTCTCATCGCAAACAAAAGGACaccaattagacatactagccCACAGATTCTCATCGAGTAACAACCAAATATTAACAAATCACACATGGGAAGAGGTACCATGAtcagaccacagcaagctcactttcACACTATAATGGAAAGAAAGCGGCAAGAAAAGAGAGTGAAGAACCCAACACACATTCACAACTAGAGGAAAAGTAGACAACCACACATTCTGGAGAACAACAATAAATGAACTCAATGACATAGGACCCCAGGAGAAACACTTCATGAGAAACCAGGAAAAACAATGAAtacacactaaacaaaatagcactacTCAAAACAAATATCACAAAACAACCACGTCCCTGCTTTAATGACAAACTATTACACATGAAGAAACTCTGTAGGAATTTCGAAAGAGtatgggccaaaaacaaaacagatgcaAAGAAAACCATATGAagaaaagccataagaacatacacaaacagcataaagaaagcaAAAGCAGAACACTATAGTACATATACAAACCTCAAACACACCAATAGGAAAATAGTATTCAAACTCATGAAAAAACTACTGAATACCCAGAACATATTGACaacaactgaaacaccaccaactgcagacgagcttgcacaatacttcaaaaacaaaataacaaacacaagatcaaaccatgcaaaaccacaaataaacataacagactacctacaggacttagccgagattgggtggcggagccggtggtgggaggcggggctggtggttgggaggcggggatagtgctgggcagacttatacggtctgtgccctgaagaggtagggtatatacaaaaagtaccacatatgagtttatcttgttgggcagactggatggactgtgcaggtctttttctgccgtcatctactatgactaTGACTGCGAAACACACGACAACCACACCgtagcagacagaatatggaccacGTTCAAACCACCCCAACTAGACACAGTAAAGACACTATTGGCAAAATACGTGCATGCATACCGCCTActtgacaaatgccccaactacatgatgaaaaccccaccagactggttcatcgagACCTCACCAAATACATCACACACATGTTTGAAAGaggtctagtaacacagcaactaacggaatacttgacaaaattctcaattcttcataaatcccaatcaggtttcagaccacaacacagcactgagatggtcataaccaccctgataacaaaattcagaagcataatatgccaaggacaaaacgtattactactgtaattcgacatgtcaagtgcgtttgacctagtagaccacaccacactaatgacactgcttgacaacataggaatcagcaATGCATTGACAACATGGTTCGATGGCTTCACAAAAAGactagatcctacattgtaaagatgtccaaccaaacatcagcctcatggatctctgagtgcggggtaccacaggaattgccaatatcaccaatactggtcaatgtaatgatggcgccACTCtgaaaaaaactggaattaatgaGTTCCAACCCATTTATATACGCAGACAATGCCACCATCTTCATagctttccaaaacaatatcacaaacatacaggacaaataaaaaaaggattggatctcatggaagaatgggcaacaactttcaaactcaaactgaaccgagacaaaagcaaattcctagtttgtttactctttccaaaaatactaggactagggggcacgaaatgaagctacgaagtagtacacttaaaacaaattggaaaaaatatttcttcattcaatatgtaattaaactctggacttgattaccagagaatgtagcaaaactagttagtttagcagggtttaaaaaaggtttggatagcttcctaaaagaaaagtttaaaagcaattactaaaatggacggggaaaacaggatgctgggcttgatggaccttcggtctttctcagtatggcaatatttatgtaaagTCTCAGGACACTGGATCTGACATTTATTACTACCTCTCACTGCCCTATTGCATGGTGAAAAGTGTCTGAGGACACTGCGTATCACACTTATTAGTATCACATACTGCTCTATTCCGTGGTGAGAAGTGTCCCAGGACACTGGGTCTGACACTTGTTCATACATCACCAGGTCAATCACTGCACAATGGGGAGCAGCAGAACTAGGAGTCATCAACACAGTTGTGCTTGTAGCAATAACCTATCCCAACAAAACTGAGTTTCCTTCAATTCTGTATAATATGCAGTTTAGAGAAGCTCATCAGGACAGGAAGCACCTACCATTGGCTCCAGATACCAGTTACTGGAGGAGATGTCAGGTCTGGATGTGGTAGATTGCTCCAGGATATATGCTGAGTAGATGGGGATGCGTGCATTCTGATCATAAAGGGTTGCATAAAAGCAAACACCCCTGAGACGCTGACAGATGCGGGCAGTACTGCTGGAATTCAGCCCCCTGGGTTCCTCTCCCAGGTGGAAAGATTTCCCACATGCTGGGATTTCAGAGAAGCTCTGAACCACCTCCCCTTTCGCTATCCAGGTAGCCAGGATTATGAGAAAGAGAGTCATAGAAACAAAAGTATGTGccataatttgcacctccatccTCAAGACCTCTGTGTCCCAAAGTTAATAACAACCTGCTTACTCTGTCTATCCCAACAGCTTTTCCTTCAGCTGTGATAACTCCCAGGCCCTCACTATCTCCCAGGCCCTCACTATCTCCTTTCTCTTGAACACCAGctgggatatttccctgtcctcatgtAAGTTTGTTCTCATAAACATTGCTATAAGGTGATAAGCTTTTTAATGGACAACCCGGGGGCTCTGTACAACCAGGATGGCCTGAGGGCTTCAGGGCAGTGCTGTGCACCATGGAGAAGCCTGGAGCAGTGCCATAAACCCAGGAGTAGCCTGAAGGCTCAACGGCAATGTCATAATATCGCTTCAATGGCTGGGGTCTCAGCAGCAGTGCCGTACACCCAGCAGCagccttcttcccttctttgatagatggacaccatctctgcttagcagcccttggaaaagcatcccatggtccaAGAAGTGAAAATGCTCTTAATgataccagagggtggtggtaaatggagttcgcttggagaagagaaaggtgagtagtggagtgcctcagggattggtgctggggccgattctattcaatatatttgtgagtgacattgccgaagggttacaaggtaaagtttgcctttttgcggatgacaccaagatttgcaacagagtggacaccccagagggagtggaaaacatgaaaaaagatctgcggaagctagaagaaaggtctaacgtttggcaattaaacttcaatgcattcggcacctaactcttacctttcaggaattccagactgccccaatttgtctgcccctatcgTTCTGAGTGTTCACATgtcctttaaattgtaagctctttgagcagggattgtcctatgttaaattgtacagcgctgcgtaaccctagtagtgctttagaaatgttaagtagtagtagtagtagaaatgcaaagtgatgcacttagggagtagaaatccaagggaaacgtatgtgttaggcagggagagtctgataggtacggacggggagatggatcttggggtgatagtatctgaagacctaaaggcgacgaaacagtgtgacaaggtggtgaccttagctagaaggttgctaggctgtatagagagaggtgtgaccagcagaagaaaagaggttttaatacccctgtataagacgttggtgaggccccacctggagtattgtgttcagttttggaggccgtatcttgcgaaggatgttaaaaaaatggaagcggtgcaaagaaaagctacaaaaatggtatgggatttgcgttacaaaacatatgagagacttgttgacctgaacatgtataccctggaggaaaggagaaacaggggtgatatgatacagacgttcaaatatttgaaaggtattaatccgcaaacaaaccttttctggagatgggaaggcagtagaactagaggacatgaaatgagattgaagggggacagactcaagaaaaatgtcaggaagtattttttcacaatgagagtggtggatgcttggaataccctccccgcgggaggtggtggagatgaaaacggtaacggaattcaaacatgcgtgggataaacataaaggaatcctgctcagaagaaagggatccccagaagcttagccaagattgggaggcagagccggtggtgggaggcagagctggtggttgggaggcagggctagtgctgtgcagacttatacggtctgtgccctgacaatggcagatacaaatcaaggcaaggtatacacaaaaagtagcacatgtgaaattatcttgttgggcaaactggatggaccgtgatccccagaagcttagccgagattgggaggcagagccggtggtgggaggcggggctagtgctgggcagacttatacggtctgtgccctgacaatggcagatacaaatcaaggtaaggtatacacaaaaagtagcacatgtgaaattatcttgttgggcagactggatggattgtggaggtctttttctgccgtcatctactatgttactatgtttttaaaaTCTGTGTAGCCACTTACTCATCTCCAGgatgtgagcttctctgccttggcctttacccttAACAGGGAGGATtgatgagaacaccacctgtctgcttcaccctctctcccagagtaatgaagtcacttttgatacgtTCAGAGAGGTATCTACCAGTataatttgtgccaacatggatgagcagcattggataatagtcaTTAGGGTTGATGAATCTCAGCATGCTCCCtgtaacatcttgaattttggcacctggCAGACAGCAGAACTCCTGGGACATTATGTCTGGTCTGCAGATGGTCgcctctgtacccctcagaagagaatcagCAACTATCACTATCTTTTGCCTCTTAGTAGTCACTGATCCAGAAACTTTGGGGATTTCGAGCTTCCATTCCTCCTCTGTCTGGGATATTCTCACCTCCTTCACTTCCTGGGCTACATATTAGTTGTTTAGTTCGAGGGCAGGTGGAGTCAtggtattaagtacataagtattgccaaccTGGACAGACTgaagtccatcaatcccagcatcctgtttccaatagtggctaatccaggtcataagaccctggcaagaccccaaaacagtacattttatgccgTTTATCTTGTTTGATCTGGAATTAGAGCCACTGTTGCTAGCTATCAAACAGGATGTGGATATCAAAGGCATTTCCTGGCATGATATGGAGGAgccgcctagtggttagcgcagcggactttgaacctggggaactgggttcaattcccattgcagctccttgtgactgtgggcaagtcactgaaccctctattaccccaggtacaaaataagtacctgtatatatgtaaaccgctttgaatgtagttgcaaaaacctcagaaaggcagtatatcaagtcccatttccctttaagcTCTTGGCATATTCCACACTCCCATGACTGCTGCAAGTGATTATATCTTTTGGTGACTTTTCTGGTTATAGGATCAACTGGACAAAATCAGAATTCACACCTCTAAATGTTCATTGTACCAAAGGGTTGTTTGCTTCTTTCCCTTTTAAATGGCAGGATGCAGGCTTTAAATATCTGGGCATACCAATCTACAGGACCTTAGAGCAGACTGATAAAACTAATGCACACAATATTTTGGTGAAAATTCGTGGCCTCTGTGACAAATGGTCTCCCAGGTGGCTTCGGGCATAGATGATACAGATGTCATTGGCCCCTGTAGTTTTTTACTATATGAACACGATACCTGTTTTCTTCTCtgatgcagcgctgcgtacgccttgtagcactatagaaatgctaaatagtagtagtagtaaaaacctTGGCTGGACTTATGTCTCGCTTTTTATGGCAAGGCAAGAGGCTTAGGATTGCTCTGACTAAGCTTTATATGGCCAAAGAACTGGGAGGTATAAATCTACCAAATTTTTATGATCACTGTGCATACTTATATTTTATGCCAAGGCAGGTACTGGCTACTAGATGAGAACATAGAGAATAGCCCAAGCTGGttaaaacatgaccaagactgagcttcttatctttccccggcctaaaccaacctcttctcttcccccattctctatttctgtggataacactctcatcctccctatcttatcagctcgtaaccttggggtcatctttgactcctgtctctccttctctgaacatattcagcagaccgctaaaacctgttgtttctttctctataatatcaccaaaatttgccctttcctttctgagcacactaccagaacccttatccacactcttatcacctctcgcttagactgttgcaacttgcttctcacaggtctcccacttagccatctctctcctcttcaatctggtcaaa is a window of Microcaecilia unicolor chromosome 2, aMicUni1.1, whole genome shotgun sequence DNA encoding:
- the LOC115461780 gene encoding endonuclease domain-containing 1 protein-like, encoding MEVQIMAHTFVSMTLFLIILATWIAKGEVVQSFSEIPACGKSFHLGEEPRGLNSSSTARICQRLRGVCFYATLYDQNARIPIYSAYILEQSTTSRPDISSSNWYLEPMLAGIEKPDMQQASTSLVQNNLEQFEESQAVNNDYRNSGLTRGHLNPSQHHSSEAQIATFTYTNMAPKESKLNSGSWNQYENFLRSSILPSCSETHVVTGVIPSGATVQQGVWIHGRVNVPSFFWSAFFCQLKNGGWRTEARLGRNASPFDVQTKTVAELEEILAAQFGEDVTIFPGENSSE